A DNA window from Porites lutea chromosome 6, jaPorLute2.1, whole genome shotgun sequence contains the following coding sequences:
- the LOC140940385 gene encoding gelsolin-like protein 1 isoform X1 → MTGLVKAKKYDWKDSNLALFGSDTERNVKKESAMTEKAWKGAGEKVGLRIWRIVKFKVTDWPSEDYGSFYDGDSYIVLNTYKKDPNSEELDHDVHFWIGKHSTQDEYGTAAYKTVELDTYLDDKPVQHREVMDYESDRFKSYFKVMSKWKGGADSGFRRVEAKKYTPRLLHVFGEKNKVTVKEVKFKKEYLNDEDVFLIDLGLQIFQWNGDRSNKNERFEGGKYCNALRSERGGKPTVEVLDNAVTSDLPEELVDVFSDDGEAGTKRPKDKTDSGSGYEKVLFRLSDASAQMTFEEVARGKEVTKSRLQSDDVFILDSGKHCFVWIGKGASEGEKRNGFCRAHTYLRGSQNPYQPVSVVEEGKETVEFHHAF, encoded by the exons ATGACGGGTCTTGTAAAGGCGAAGAAATATGACTGGAAGGACTCCAACTTGGCTCTGTTTGGTTCGGACACGGAGAGAAAT GTCAAAAAGGAATCTGCTATGACAGAGAAAGCTTGGAAGGGTGCTGGAGAGAAAGTCGGTCTGAGGATATGGAGGATCGTAAAATTTAAG GTAACAGATTGGCCATCAGAGGACTATGGATCGTTTTATGACGGAGACTCATACATTGTTCTTAACACTTACAAAAAGGACCCCAATAGTGAG GAATTGGACCATGATGTCCATTTTTGGATCGGCAAACACTCAACCCAAGATGAGTATGGTACAGCAGCTTACAAGACTGTTGAGCTTGATACCTAT TTGGATGATAAACCTGTTCAGCATCGTGAGGTGATGGATTATGAATCTGACCGCTTTAAGTCCTACTTCAAGGTCATGTCTAAGTGGAAAGGAGG GGCTGATTCAGGATTCCGAAGAGTTGAAGCGAAGAAGTATACTCCTCGTCTTCTTCATGTGTTTGGTGAAAAG AATAAAGTAACAGTTAAAGAAGTGAAGTTCAAGAAGGAATACTTGAATGATGAAGATGTTTTCTTGATTGACTTGGGACTACAGATTTTCCAG TGGAATGGAGATCGTAGTAACAAGAATGAGAGATTTGAAGGTGGCAAATATTGCAACGCACTGAGG tCTGAAAGAGGGGGAAAACCAACAGTTGAGGTTTTAG ATAATGCCGTAACTAGTGATTTGCCAGAAGAGCTAGTAGATGTATTTTCTGATGATGGAGAGGCAGGGACAAAGCGACCTAAAGACAAG ACCGATAGTGGTTCGGGCTACGAAAAAGTTTTATTCAG GTTGTCAGATGCATCAGCTCAGATGACGTTCGAGGAAGTTGCTCGAGGAAAGGAAGTGACAAAGAGTCGACTGCAAAGTGATGATG ttttcatctTGGATTCAGGAAAACATTGTTTTGTTTGGATTGGCAAAGGTGCTAGCGAGGGAGAGAAGAGAAATGGATTTTGTCGTGCCCAT ACCTACCTTCGGGGTTCTCAGAACCCGTATCAACCGGTATCTGTTGTCGAGGAAGGAAAGGAAACTGTTGAATTCCACCATGCCTTTTGA
- the LOC140940385 gene encoding gelsolin-like protein 1 isoform X2 — protein sequence MAGLVKPKKREWKETNMALFGSDTEREVKKESAMTEKAWKGAGEKVGLRIWRIVKFKVTDWPSEDYGSFYDGDSYIVLNTYKKDPNSEELDHDVHFWIGKHSTQDEYGTAAYKTVELDTYLDDKPVQHREVMDYESDRFKSYFKVMSKWKGGADSGFRRVEAKKYTPRLLHVFGEKNKVTVKEVKFKKEYLNDEDVFLIDLGLQIFQWNGDRSNKNERFEGGKYCNALRSERGGKPTVEVLDNAVTSDLPEELVDVFSDDGEAGTKRPKDKTDSGSGYEKVLFRLSDASAQMTFEEVARGKEVTKSRLQSDDVFILDSGKHCFVWIGKGASEGEKRNGFCRAHTYLRGSQNPYQPVSVVEEGKETVEFHHAF from the exons ATGGCAGGGCTtgtaaaaccaaagaaacgcGAATGGAAAGAAACTAACATGGCGCTTTTTGGAAGCGACACCGAAAGGGAA GTCAAAAAGGAATCTGCTATGACAGAGAAAGCTTGGAAGGGTGCTGGAGAGAAAGTCGGTCTGAGGATATGGAGGATCGTAAAATTTAAG GTAACAGATTGGCCATCAGAGGACTATGGATCGTTTTATGACGGAGACTCATACATTGTTCTTAACACTTACAAAAAGGACCCCAATAGTGAG GAATTGGACCATGATGTCCATTTTTGGATCGGCAAACACTCAACCCAAGATGAGTATGGTACAGCAGCTTACAAGACTGTTGAGCTTGATACCTAT TTGGATGATAAACCTGTTCAGCATCGTGAGGTGATGGATTATGAATCTGACCGCTTTAAGTCCTACTTCAAGGTCATGTCTAAGTGGAAAGGAGG GGCTGATTCAGGATTCCGAAGAGTTGAAGCGAAGAAGTATACTCCTCGTCTTCTTCATGTGTTTGGTGAAAAG AATAAAGTAACAGTTAAAGAAGTGAAGTTCAAGAAGGAATACTTGAATGATGAAGATGTTTTCTTGATTGACTTGGGACTACAGATTTTCCAG TGGAATGGAGATCGTAGTAACAAGAATGAGAGATTTGAAGGTGGCAAATATTGCAACGCACTGAGG tCTGAAAGAGGGGGAAAACCAACAGTTGAGGTTTTAG ATAATGCCGTAACTAGTGATTTGCCAGAAGAGCTAGTAGATGTATTTTCTGATGATGGAGAGGCAGGGACAAAGCGACCTAAAGACAAG ACCGATAGTGGTTCGGGCTACGAAAAAGTTTTATTCAG GTTGTCAGATGCATCAGCTCAGATGACGTTCGAGGAAGTTGCTCGAGGAAAGGAAGTGACAAAGAGTCGACTGCAAAGTGATGATG ttttcatctTGGATTCAGGAAAACATTGTTTTGTTTGGATTGGCAAAGGTGCTAGCGAGGGAGAGAAGAGAAATGGATTTTGTCGTGCCCAT ACCTACCTTCGGGGTTCTCAGAACCCGTATCAACCGGTATCTGTTGTCGAGGAAGGAAAGGAAACTGTTGAATTCCACCATGCCTTTTGA